One segment of Ureibacillus thermophilus DNA contains the following:
- a CDS encoding acyl-CoA thioesterase has product MKNSKLVIEMELPIQVYDIDAMGIVSNLVYVRWFEDLRMEFLNVTYSLKEMIKMNIIPILIHTEIDYRLPLTIYDKPIGRCWLIDSGNSSWEMAFEIFNEDKVYCEGKQKGCFYDLQKKKITRIPEQLCAAINSMLA; this is encoded by the coding sequence ATGAAAAATTCTAAGTTAGTTATAGAAATGGAATTGCCAATTCAGGTCTATGATATTGATGCGATGGGAATCGTCAGTAACCTTGTTTATGTGAGATGGTTCGAAGATTTACGAATGGAATTTTTAAATGTAACTTATTCGCTAAAAGAAATGATTAAAATGAATATAATTCCCATCTTAATTCACACGGAAATCGATTACCGACTTCCCCTCACCATTTACGATAAACCGATAGGACGCTGTTGGCTCATTGATTCGGGTAATTCAAGCTGGGAAATGGCTTTTGAAATTTTCAACGAAGACAAAGTGTATTGCGAAGGAAAACAAAAAGGGTGTTTCTATGATTTACAAAAGAAAAAAATAACACGTATCCCGGAACAATTGTGTGCTGCAATCAATAGTATGCTTGCATAA
- a CDS encoding D-alanyl-D-alanine carboxypeptidase, with the protein MFFISFSCCFAFSHTYAASLDSTIQQKLGSSNVSVSVRSVDNGEIIYQKNGDTPIKPASTLKLLTASAALDVLGSDYRFHTYFYIDGEIKNKTLNGNIYIYGTEDSTFGKNDFQTFAKVLKSKKGKMVCFLDGKSKTIKNSGD; encoded by the coding sequence TTGTTTTTTATTTCATTTAGTTGTTGTTTTGCGTTCTCGCATACATATGCGGCTTCCTTAGATTCAACGATACAGCAAAAACTTGGAAGCTCCAATGTCAGTGTATCCGTAAGATCCGTTGATAATGGAGAAATTATTTATCAAAAAAATGGAGATACTCCGATTAAACCTGCTTCCACGCTGAAGCTGCTGACGGCATCAGCAGCCCTCGATGTTTTAGGAAGTGATTATCGTTTTCATACATATTTTTATATTGATGGAGAAATCAAAAATAAAACATTAAATGGAAATATTTATATTTATGGCACAGAGGATTCGACCTTTGGCAAAAATGATTTTCAAACTTTTGCGAAAGTCTTAAAAAGCAAAAAGGGGAAAATGGTATGCTTTCTTGACGGAAAATCAAAAACAATCAAAAATTCAGGTGATTGA
- a CDS encoding methyl-accepting chemotaxis protein, whose protein sequence is MKSIQTKIIILFSILFIICTVIISCNIYFSFKKLVVTTIGTQAKNIAEKSVEYLDMEKYEQLLLENEETDYYYELREKLNEIKEMNGLLYLFTMNQRKNSDGEYEYYYVVDGAPLDDEEASAFGEVEKNYYEAMALAFETQELQVGEFTVDEYGVAVSAYVPLKNDKGEFIGILGADFDAEYIKNMLDSRKRTIILFTIVSLIVVVFIIYFATKILINPLRNLAKEMAKVREGDFTVQLKSNRKDEVGLLTHAFNEMVKEIKSMISTIKNSSHQLAVSSEELSSTAEQTASSAESVTESVRVISDGADRQQSIVSDAVKSIRHMSEQLKKISSTLLEVSASSRNANHVSDNGKEKVRKAIQQMEQIKNVQKESSKVISELGSKSKEIDEIVVVITEIADKTNLLALNAAIEAARAGEHGKGFAIVSEEVRKLAEQSAAAAKRISELIKEIQNKTFDAMKTMEFSNEEVEKGTTVIVETGQTFNDINDSIQVVSEQISEINKEITQLSEHGNEVVQVIDEVQSIANQTSDEIDEFAEIMESQLAMVEEVQASIVQLNEMSEQLDQLVEKFKID, encoded by the coding sequence ATGAAAAGCATTCAGACAAAAATTATCATTTTATTCTCAATTTTATTTATCATTTGCACGGTGATAATCAGTTGTAACATTTACTTTTCATTCAAGAAATTGGTTGTTACGACAATCGGCACGCAGGCAAAAAACATTGCAGAAAAATCCGTGGAATATCTCGATATGGAAAAATATGAACAACTTCTCCTTGAAAATGAAGAAACGGATTATTATTATGAATTGCGTGAAAAATTAAATGAAATAAAAGAAATGAATGGGCTTTTATATTTATTTACGATGAATCAAAGAAAAAATTCAGACGGCGAGTATGAATATTATTATGTGGTTGATGGTGCGCCGTTGGATGATGAGGAGGCATCCGCCTTTGGAGAAGTGGAAAAAAATTATTATGAAGCCATGGCTTTAGCTTTTGAAACCCAAGAACTTCAAGTCGGTGAATTTACGGTTGATGAATATGGGGTTGCAGTGAGCGCCTATGTACCGTTGAAGAATGACAAAGGGGAGTTCATTGGAATTCTCGGCGCTGACTTTGATGCAGAATATATTAAGAATATGTTGGATTCCCGAAAACGAACAATTATTTTGTTTACAATTGTTTCCCTCATTGTCGTTGTCTTTATTATTTACTTTGCTACAAAAATTTTGATTAACCCATTAAGAAATTTAGCAAAAGAAATGGCAAAAGTACGGGAAGGGGACTTTACGGTACAGTTAAAGTCGAACCGGAAAGATGAAGTAGGGCTACTAACTCATGCATTCAATGAAATGGTAAAAGAAATCAAGTCCATGATTTCAACAATAAAAAACAGTTCGCATCAATTAGCGGTTTCATCCGAAGAATTATCCAGCACGGCAGAGCAAACGGCAAGTTCAGCGGAATCTGTAACGGAATCTGTACGGGTAATTTCTGATGGGGCAGACCGCCAACAATCCATCGTATCAGATGCGGTGAAATCGATTCGACATATGTCTGAACAACTCAAAAAAATTTCATCCACTTTACTGGAAGTTTCTGCATCCTCGAGAAATGCAAATCACGTTTCCGATAATGGAAAAGAGAAAGTGCGTAAAGCAATTCAACAAATGGAACAAATAAAAAATGTGCAGAAAGAATCTTCTAAAGTAATAAGTGAATTAGGTTCGAAGTCGAAAGAGATTGATGAAATTGTTGTAGTTATTACAGAAATAGCGGATAAAACGAATTTACTTGCTTTAAATGCGGCGATTGAAGCAGCAAGGGCAGGTGAACATGGAAAAGGCTTTGCCATCGTTTCCGAAGAAGTGCGAAAACTGGCCGAGCAGTCTGCTGCAGCAGCCAAGCGGATTTCTGAGCTCATTAAAGAAATTCAAAATAAAACGTTCGATGCCATGAAAACGATGGAATTTAGCAATGAGGAAGTGGAAAAAGGCACAACAGTCATTGTTGAAACAGGTCAAACATTCAATGATATTAATGATTCCATCCAAGTCGTGTCAGAGCAAATTTCAGAAATCAATAAGGAGATTACTCAACTATCGGAGCACGGCAATGAAGTGGTTCAAGTCATTGATGAAGTTCAATCCATTGCCAACCAAACATCAGATGAAATAGATGAATTTGCGGAAATTATGGAAAGCCAATTGGCGATGGTGGAAGAAGTTCAAGCATCCATTGTCCAACTCAATGAAATGTCTGAACAATTAGATCAACTGGTGGAGAAGTTTAAAATAGATTAA
- a CDS encoding YesK family protein gives MISKKVFAIPVFFISIFLIGGWLGMGIGVISLWMFISTAVLYIIHFFTRLKSAQ, from the coding sequence ATGATTTCAAAAAAGGTGTTCGCTATTCCTGTATTTTTCATCTCCATTTTTTTAATTGGAGGATGGCTAGGTATGGGGATTGGCGTTATAAGTCTATGGATGTTTATTAGTACAGCTGTCTTGTATATTATTCATTTTTTTACAAGATTGAAGTCAGCCCAATAA
- a CDS encoding DUF2975 domain-containing protein, which produces MESAMKAKQFLSFIKGLNIVFTIILFLTILGTVFLLILIGGAILTSEQFVLNLMRKGDISASLDLNGLKIIFGEPDMNLFHYDKSLVILFLFTFLFYDSIVLAIIFLVTRFLKSILDGDIFTLTNSRRIEWIGYCIIFLSVTFKSNGAFFYIV; this is translated from the coding sequence TTGGAAAGCGCGATGAAAGCAAAACAGTTTCTATCTTTTATAAAAGGTTTAAATATTGTATTTACAATAATACTCTTCCTAACAATCTTAGGTACCGTGTTTCTACTTATATTAATAGGCGGAGCTATTTTGACATCAGAACAATTTGTCTTGAATCTCATGAGAAAAGGGGATATCAGCGCTTCTCTAGATTTGAATGGGCTAAAAATCATCTTCGGAGAACCAGATATGAATTTATTTCATTATGATAAATCATTGGTAATTCTTTTTCTTTTCACTTTCCTTTTTTATGATTCAATCGTTTTGGCAATTATTTTTCTTGTAACAAGATTTTTAAAATCTATTTTAGATGGTGATATTTTTACATTAACAAACAGTCGAAGAATTGAATGGATCGGCTACTGTATTATCTTTCTGAGCGTTACCTTTAAAAGCAACGGGGCATTTTTTTATATTGTATGA
- a CDS encoding peptide ABC transporter substrate-binding protein, with protein MKKKFWLLLAALFTLTLVLSACSGSKEENKNEGEGKETSRSKELNLVITSEPPSLHPGLATDSTSSAILNNVFEGLTTRQGDEIVNAAAEDISISDDQITYTIKLRDAKWSNGDPVTAYDFEYAWKWVLNPENASEYASMLYPIKNAEAYNKGKAKVEDVGIKVEDDKTLVVTLEQPTPYFLEMLAFKTYFPVNKNVAEKNPKWYTEAGEDYVTNGPFLLDSWNHNKDITLKKNPDYWDAANVALEKVNITMVESEQTAATMFDNGEIDFLGSPFQTVALDAIDQYKSEGILKIKDYAAIYVYKFNTTDEILKNKNIRRALALAIDRQSLIDNITKGEQKPALGMVPVAIKGFEEDRGYFKDNDVEEAKKALEQGMKELGISKPEDINITISFNTSEAHAAIAQFIQENWRKNLGINATLDNSEWQVYLDKLSNLDYQVGRLGWIADYNDAYTFLEQYDSAQNGNNDTGWENPEYTRLLRESNKETDPEKRLELLKQAEAIIIEEMPVAPIYYYTNLSVAKDYVKNMETDILGNIYLKYVDVE; from the coding sequence ATGAAAAAGAAGTTTTGGCTCTTATTAGCAGCACTATTCACACTTACTTTAGTGCTAAGTGCCTGCAGCGGCAGCAAAGAAGAAAACAAAAACGAAGGTGAAGGAAAAGAAACTTCTCGTTCAAAAGAACTTAATTTAGTCATCACTTCTGAGCCGCCTTCCTTACATCCAGGACTTGCGACAGATTCTACTTCTTCCGCAATTCTAAATAACGTATTTGAAGGCTTAACAACTCGTCAAGGTGACGAAATTGTGAATGCAGCAGCAGAAGACATTTCCATCAGCGATGACCAAATAACTTACACAATCAAATTACGCGATGCAAAATGGTCAAACGGAGATCCTGTAACAGCATATGACTTTGAATATGCTTGGAAGTGGGTATTAAATCCTGAAAACGCTTCCGAATATGCTTCTATGCTTTACCCAATCAAAAACGCAGAAGCTTACAACAAAGGTAAAGCGAAAGTTGAAGATGTTGGTATTAAAGTAGAAGACGATAAAACTTTAGTTGTTACATTGGAACAACCAACACCTTATTTCTTAGAAATGTTAGCATTTAAAACATACTTCCCAGTTAATAAAAATGTAGCTGAGAAAAATCCAAAATGGTACACAGAAGCTGGAGAAGATTATGTAACAAACGGTCCATTCTTGCTTGATTCTTGGAATCATAACAAAGATATCACATTGAAGAAAAACCCAGATTACTGGGATGCTGCAAATGTAGCACTTGAAAAAGTAAATATTACAATGGTTGAATCTGAACAAACAGCAGCAACTATGTTTGATAATGGGGAAATTGACTTCTTAGGTTCTCCATTCCAAACAGTAGCTTTAGATGCAATTGACCAATACAAATCAGAAGGTATTTTAAAAATCAAAGACTATGCAGCCATCTATGTATACAAATTTAATACAACAGATGAAATTCTTAAAAACAAAAATATCCGTCGTGCATTAGCACTTGCAATTGACCGTCAATCATTGATTGACAACATTACAAAAGGTGAACAAAAACCTGCATTAGGTATGGTTCCTGTAGCGATTAAAGGCTTTGAAGAAGATCGCGGCTACTTCAAAGACAATGATGTAGAAGAAGCGAAAAAAGCTCTTGAACAAGGTATGAAAGAGCTAGGAATCAGCAAACCTGAAGATATCAATATCACAATTTCATTTAACACGAGTGAAGCTCACGCAGCAATCGCTCAGTTCATTCAAGAAAATTGGCGTAAAAACTTAGGCATCAATGCAACGCTTGACAACTCTGAATGGCAAGTTTACTTAGACAAATTGTCAAATTTAGATTACCAAGTTGGACGTTTAGGTTGGATTGCAGACTACAACGATGCTTATACATTCCTAGAACAATATGATTCTGCTCAAAACGGTAACAACGATACAGGTTGGGAAAACCCAGAATATACAAGACTATTAAGAGAATCTAACAAAGAAACTGATCCAGAAAAACGTTTAGAATTATTAAAACAAGCAGAAGCGATTATTATTGAAGAAATGCCGGTTGCACCAATTTACTACTACACTAACCTAAGTGTTGCTAAAGACTATGTGAAAAACATGGAGACAGATATTTTAGGTAATATTTACTTAAAATATGTAGATGTTGAATAA
- a CDS encoding ABC transporter permease, translating to MLKYILKRIVLMFIALLIIITATFFLMKAAPGNPFASEKDFPPEIEANLRAKYGLDNPWYIQYKDYLLNTLTFDFGESMKYKNRSTNDIIADGFPVSLSLGLEAMFLAVGIGVLLGIIAALYHNRVIDYFATTIAVLGISIPSFVMAGLMQYFISLKLGLFPVAGWNGFKYSVLPALAIALTHAGYIAKLVRSSMLEQNNSEYVKLARAKGLGKWTITFKHTLRNALMPVITYLGPLTAGVVTGSFVIEQIFAIPGLGRHFVQSITNRDYTVIMGTTVFYAIILMLAVLIVDILYTIIDPRIKLKGGAKK from the coding sequence TTGCTGAAGTACATTCTCAAAAGAATTGTTCTTATGTTCATTGCGTTATTAATTATCATCACGGCAACCTTTTTCTTAATGAAGGCTGCACCTGGTAATCCTTTTGCAAGTGAAAAGGATTTTCCACCTGAAATTGAAGCAAATTTAAGAGCGAAATATGGATTAGATAATCCTTGGTATATTCAATATAAGGATTATTTACTCAATACGTTGACGTTTGACTTTGGCGAGTCCATGAAATATAAAAACCGCTCCACGAACGATATTATTGCCGATGGGTTCCCGGTTTCGTTATCTCTTGGACTTGAAGCCATGTTTTTAGCGGTTGGAATCGGTGTATTACTTGGCATTATTGCGGCCCTTTACCATAACCGCGTGATTGATTATTTTGCAACGACCATCGCGGTTTTGGGCATTTCAATCCCCTCATTCGTTATGGCCGGATTAATGCAATACTTCATCTCTTTAAAATTGGGCCTATTCCCTGTTGCCGGGTGGAACGGCTTTAAATACTCAGTTCTGCCAGCGTTGGCAATCGCTTTGACACATGCGGGGTATATCGCAAAATTGGTCCGTTCCAGCATGTTGGAACAAAACAACAGTGAATATGTGAAATTAGCCCGTGCCAAAGGGCTTGGCAAATGGACAATCACTTTTAAGCATACTTTGCGTAATGCATTAATGCCGGTTATTACTTATTTAGGGCCTTTAACAGCCGGTGTTGTAACAGGAAGTTTTGTTATAGAGCAAATTTTTGCCATTCCTGGATTAGGTAGACATTTCGTTCAAAGTATCACAAACCGTGATTATACAGTCATTATGGGAACAACCGTATTCTATGCAATTATTTTAATGCTCGCTGTATTAATCGTAGACATCTTATATACTATCATTGACCCGCGCATTAAATTGAAAGGAGGAGCAAAGAAATAA
- a CDS encoding ABC transporter permease — protein MFTVVGTRLEEGDKLAKKPVSFWKEVFLRFNQNKLAVTGVIILFLITLFAIFVPELSQYSYRDQLGVYNAAPSKEHWFGTDDLGRDIFVRVWFGARISLFIGITAAIIDLIIGVLWGSISGLIGGRVDDIMMRIVDILSAIPYLLVVIILLVVMEQGLLPMIIALSITGWINMARIVRGEVLSIKNREFVLASRTLGARNWHLIIRHIIPNALGAILVTMTLTIPSAIFTESFLSFLGLGVNQPIASWGTMASEGMGGLRVAPWRLFFPAFLISLTIFAFNAVGDGLRDALDPKLRK, from the coding sequence ATGTTTACAGTAGTCGGAACGCGGTTGGAAGAAGGCGATAAATTGGCAAAAAAGCCTGTATCGTTCTGGAAAGAAGTATTCCTCCGCTTTAACCAAAATAAATTGGCGGTTACAGGTGTTATCATTTTATTCCTCATTACACTGTTTGCGATATTTGTTCCTGAACTGTCGCAATACAGTTATCGCGATCAATTAGGTGTTTATAATGCAGCTCCTTCAAAGGAACATTGGTTTGGAACAGATGATTTAGGGCGGGATATTTTTGTTCGTGTATGGTTTGGTGCCCGCATTTCATTATTTATCGGTATCACAGCTGCCATTATTGATTTAATCATTGGCGTTTTATGGGGAAGCATTTCTGGACTTATTGGCGGACGTGTAGATGATATTATGATGCGGATTGTCGATATTTTATCTGCTATTCCTTATCTTTTAGTGGTAATCATTTTATTGGTAGTAATGGAACAAGGTCTTTTACCGATGATTATCGCTTTATCGATTACCGGTTGGATCAACATGGCACGGATTGTCCGCGGTGAAGTGTTATCCATTAAAAACCGTGAATTCGTACTAGCATCGAGAACTCTTGGCGCAAGAAATTGGCATTTAATTATCCGCCACATTATCCCAAATGCTTTAGGTGCAATTCTTGTAACGATGACATTAACAATTCCAAGCGCCATCTTCACAGAATCGTTCTTAAGCTTTTTAGGTTTAGGAGTAAACCAACCAATTGCCAGCTGGGGAACAATGGCATCAGAAGGTATGGGCGGTTTACGTGTAGCCCCTTGGCGTTTATTCTTCCCTGCTTTCTTAATTTCTTTAACGATCTTTGCTTTTAATGCCGTTGGTGATGGTTTGCGCGATGCACTTGATCCAAAATTACGCAAATAG
- a CDS encoding ABC transporter ATP-binding protein, with amino-acid sequence MNKPLLEVKNLKINFKTYAGLVQAVRGVDFTLYEGETLAIVGESGSGKSVTTNAIMKLIPQPPGIYADGQILFEGKDLIPLSDKEMSKIRGNEIAMIFQDPMTALNPTIRVGKQIMEVILKHKKVSKQEAKERAIELLRQVGIPMPEKRFSQYPHEFSGGMRQRVVIAIALAADPKLLIADEPTTALDVTIQAQILELLKELQKKHKTSIIFITHDLGVVANVADRVAVMYAGQIVEYGTVNDIFYNPKHPYTWGLLGSMPDLNNKSDERLYAIPGSPPDLTNPPKGDAFAPRNKYALAIDFEKEPPMFKVSDTHYAKTWLLHEYAPKINIPEPIVRRMERYKKEAGLGE; translated from the coding sequence ATGAATAAACCATTACTCGAAGTAAAGAATTTAAAAATCAACTTCAAAACATACGCAGGGCTTGTTCAAGCAGTACGTGGCGTTGATTTTACATTATATGAAGGGGAAACTTTGGCAATTGTTGGCGAATCCGGTTCGGGTAAAAGTGTGACAACCAATGCCATTATGAAATTGATTCCGCAGCCACCAGGAATATATGCGGATGGTCAAATCTTATTCGAAGGAAAAGATTTAATTCCCCTTTCCGATAAAGAAATGTCCAAAATTCGTGGCAATGAGATTGCGATGATTTTCCAAGATCCAATGACTGCTTTAAACCCAACTATCCGTGTTGGAAAACAAATTATGGAAGTAATTTTAAAACATAAAAAAGTTTCAAAGCAAGAAGCAAAAGAAAGAGCAATTGAATTGCTTCGCCAAGTCGGCATTCCAATGCCAGAAAAACGGTTCAGCCAATATCCACATGAATTTAGCGGCGGTATGAGACAGCGTGTTGTTATCGCCATTGCGCTTGCGGCTGATCCGAAATTATTGATTGCCGATGAACCGACAACAGCCCTTGACGTGACGATTCAAGCGCAAATATTGGAATTATTAAAGGAACTTCAAAAAAAACATAAAACATCTATTATTTTTATTACCCATGATTTAGGGGTTGTAGCAAATGTCGCCGATCGGGTGGCGGTTATGTATGCAGGACAAATTGTGGAATACGGAACGGTCAACGATATTTTCTACAATCCAAAACATCCATACACTTGGGGACTTCTTGGCTCCATGCCTGATCTAAATAACAAAAGTGATGAAAGATTGTATGCGATTCCAGGTTCTCCACCTGATTTGACTAATCCGCCAAAAGGTGATGCCTTTGCACCTCGGAACAAATATGCATTGGCCATCGATTTTGAAAAAGAACCTCCAATGTTTAAAGTATCCGATACACATTATGCTAAAACATGGCTATTGCATGAATATGCACCGAAAATCAACATTCCTGAGCCAATCGTAAGAAGAATGGAAAGATATAAGAAGGAGGCTGGATTAGGTGAATAA
- a CDS encoding ABC transporter ATP-binding protein: MNKENKILEVKNLTQYFGSPSNPIKAVDGISFHIFEGETLGLVGESGCGKSTTGRSIIGLYNITGGEVIFKGKNVHQIKSKKEQKQLKREIQMIFQDPYASLNPRMTAGEIISEGFDIHGLYKNKAERQEKIISLLEAVGLNREHMTRYPHEFSGGQRQRIGIARALSLDPSFIIADEPISALDVSIQAQVVNLLKDLQKERNLTYLFIAHDLSMVKYISDRIAVMYRGKIMELGDADEIYNNPIHPYTKSLLSAVPLPDPILERKRKRIPYVHEETPDTAKMHEPLPNHFVYGTDEQVNKWVKQAKL, from the coding sequence GTGAATAAAGAGAATAAAATTTTGGAAGTAAAAAACTTAACTCAATATTTCGGCTCTCCTTCCAATCCAATAAAAGCTGTTGACGGCATTAGTTTTCATATTTTTGAAGGTGAAACATTAGGCCTCGTTGGTGAATCTGGCTGCGGGAAATCCACTACAGGCCGCTCCATTATCGGACTCTATAACATTACTGGCGGCGAAGTGATTTTCAAAGGAAAAAATGTTCATCAAATCAAATCAAAAAAAGAACAAAAGCAATTAAAACGGGAAATACAAATGATTTTCCAAGACCCATATGCTTCACTGAACCCGCGGATGACAGCTGGTGAAATCATCAGCGAAGGATTTGATATCCACGGCCTATATAAAAACAAAGCAGAACGTCAAGAAAAGATTATTTCTTTATTGGAAGCAGTTGGCTTAAATCGTGAACATATGACACGATATCCACATGAATTTTCCGGTGGCCAAAGACAACGAATCGGAATTGCTAGAGCGTTAAGTTTAGATCCAAGCTTCATTATCGCCGATGAGCCGATTTCCGCTCTCGACGTTTCCATTCAAGCGCAAGTAGTCAATTTGCTAAAAGATCTGCAAAAGGAACGAAATTTGACTTATTTATTTATTGCCCATGATTTATCGATGGTCAAATATATCAGCGATCGAATTGCGGTTATGTATCGGGGAAAAATTATGGAATTGGGCGATGCAGACGAAATTTACAACAACCCAATTCATCCATATACAAAATCTTTATTATCCGCTGTTCCTCTTCCAGATCCGATTTTGGAAAGAAAACGGAAACGAATTCCTTATGTCCATGAAGAAACACCGGATACAGCTAAAATGCATGAGCCATTGCCAAATCATTTTGTTTACGGTACGGATGAACAAGTCAATAAATGGGTAAAACAAGCAAAGCTGTAG
- a CDS encoding DUF4871 domain-containing protein, with product MRNKIIMLISVLLLMTLVGCKNLDENKKLEESPTFTLPVTFHDGTKGEYVLIGKEGKVGILVGSGNEGEAVATRFIANQPNKYMWHFWGEEDKISGDFKVVGIDKDGKEHPVLLSGNNTVWQYSNVSISPNNGADSHIPSSMMFPTSGLWKLKIYFNDQLFEELVINVEES from the coding sequence ATGAGGAATAAAATCATTATGTTGATTTCTGTACTATTGTTAATGACTCTTGTCGGCTGTAAAAATCTTGATGAAAACAAAAAGTTAGAGGAAAGCCCTACTTTTACATTACCCGTGACTTTTCATGACGGGACAAAGGGTGAGTATGTATTGATTGGGAAAGAAGGTAAGGTGGGAATTTTGGTTGGATCGGGTAACGAAGGTGAAGCAGTCGCAACAAGGTTTATTGCAAATCAACCGAATAAATATATGTGGCATTTTTGGGGAGAGGAAGATAAAATCAGCGGTGATTTTAAAGTAGTTGGCATTGATAAAGACGGAAAAGAACATCCCGTGCTGCTATCTGGCAATAATACAGTTTGGCAATACTCTAATGTTTCCATTAGCCCGAATAACGGCGCAGATTCTCATATTCCATCATCTATGATGTTCCCTACAAGTGGATTATGGAAATTAAAAATATATTTTAATGATCAATTATTTGAGGAACTCGTTATAAACGTTGAAGAAAGTTGA
- a CDS encoding NCS2 family permease: MFRLQENKTTVKTEIFAGLTTYLTMVYIVIVNPSILAISGVPSEQVFTATIIAAVFGTLWLALFANYPIAMAPGMGLNAFFTFSVVQASKGEIDYMTAFSAVFVAGIIFFIISLTPLRQMLVKAIPNNLKLAITAGIGLFIAFIGMRSAGVVTDDEATLIRLGDLSSPMVWLTIVGVLVTAIFMMYRVFGAIFWGMIVTAILAALTGNVTFNGVISMPSLPEGILVWNPIEAFGDVIKYGLYGTVFSFILVTLFDTTGTMIGVAKQAGILKDDKLPRARQAFLGDSMTTIIGSMFGTSPSTAYIESSSGVAVGGRTGLTSLVVAGLFVITLFFSPLAATLASVPAITSPALIIVGSLMIGVVRHIEWDKVEEAFPAFLVILIMPLTSSISDGIAFGFISYPLFKLLKGKGKEVHPLLYLFAILFIILLVIMSH; the protein is encoded by the coding sequence TTGTTTCGACTACAAGAAAATAAGACAACTGTAAAAACTGAAATTTTTGCAGGATTAACCACTTACTTAACAATGGTATATATTGTCATCGTTAACCCTTCGATTCTAGCGATTTCGGGTGTACCTAGTGAACAAGTATTCACAGCGACAATTATTGCGGCAGTATTTGGTACATTATGGTTGGCGCTATTTGCCAATTATCCAATTGCAATGGCTCCGGGCATGGGGTTAAATGCATTCTTTACATTCTCGGTTGTCCAAGCGTCTAAAGGCGAAATTGACTATATGACAGCATTTTCTGCTGTATTTGTAGCGGGTATTATTTTCTTTATTATTAGCTTAACGCCTTTACGACAAATGCTCGTGAAAGCCATACCGAATAATTTAAAATTAGCTATTACTGCTGGTATCGGTTTATTCATCGCTTTCATTGGCATGCGATCAGCAGGCGTCGTGACAGATGACGAAGCGACATTAATCCGATTAGGAGATTTATCAAGCCCTATGGTTTGGTTAACAATTGTAGGGGTTCTTGTTACGGCTATCTTCATGATGTACCGTGTATTCGGTGCAATTTTCTGGGGTATGATTGTGACAGCAATCCTTGCAGCATTAACTGGCAATGTAACATTCAATGGTGTTATTTCAATGCCATCATTACCAGAAGGGATTTTAGTATGGAATCCAATTGAAGCTTTTGGCGATGTCATTAAATATGGTTTATATGGGACAGTATTTTCATTCATTTTAGTTACATTGTTTGACACGACAGGTACGATGATTGGCGTTGCGAAACAAGCGGGTATTTTAAAAGATGATAAATTGCCACGAGCACGTCAAGCTTTCCTTGGTGATTCGATGACAACGATCATCGGTTCAATGTTTGGTACAAGTCCATCAACAGCCTATATCGAATCTTCTTCTGGTGTAGCAGTAGGTGGACGTACTGGATTAACGTCGTTAGTAGTTGCAGGGCTATTTGTCATTACCTTATTCTTCTCGCCATTAGCAGCTACATTAGCAAGTGTACCTGCTATTACTTCTCCTGCCTTAATTATTGTAGGTAGTTTAATGATTGGTGTTGTTCGCCATATCGAATGGGATAAAGTAGAAGAAGCATTTCCAGCATTTTTAGTTATTTTAATCATGCCATTAACGTCTAGTATCTCAGATGGTATTGCATTCGGGTTTATTTCTTACCCATTATTTAAGTTACTGAAAGGTAAGGGTAAAGAGGTTCATCCATTACTTTACCTCTTTGCGATTTTATTCATTATCCTGTTAGTGATTATGTCTCACTAA